The Anoplopoma fimbria isolate UVic2021 breed Golden Eagle Sablefish chromosome 9, Afim_UVic_2022, whole genome shotgun sequence genome contains the following window.
catgtttgcttAGTTTTTCTCCTGGTTCTGGATCAGACAGAGTCCACCTTGACCTGGTTATTGTTGGTCATGAGCGGTGAAGGTTTGCTCTTGAGCCTCTCCACTGCATCGTTGGAGCTGTCTTGTAAGAAGATGCGTGCCGTGCACACTGACACTACAATGCGTTTGTACTCACGCCGGAAGTTCTGGTTCAGCACACCATACACGATGGCATTAAGGCAGCTGTTGAAGTAGGCCATGAAGTAGCTGGCTACGAACAACCACTCAGGGATGAGCGGAACCACCACCTCTGGTTTGATTGCTACGGCCAGGCCGATGAAGTTGAGCGGAGCCCAGCAGACGGCGAAAAGCACAAACACCACGAACATGGTGACAAAGTTTCTCACGTCGTGCGGCGTGAGCTTGGGCCGGTTGTCTGGCTTGACCCGTCTCCGCACCTGTATGACTAGTATCCAAATGCGCAGGTAGCAGTATGTGACAATCATGATGGGTAATATAAAGTGAAAGAAAACCACTGCAATAGTGTACGCCGAGCTGGCCGACTGCTCAAATGTGCAGGAGTAAACCCGTGGGTCATACTGGAGCGAACCCACAAACAGGTTGGGCACGATGGCAACCACAGTCAGCGCCCAGATTAGCATCACATAGCAAACAGAGTTTTTGTCACTGTACAGTTTATCATACTTGAGACTGTGGCAGATATAACAGTATCGGTTGATGGCAATGCCGGTGATGTTGAAGATGGAGCCGATGACGCTGACGCCCATGAGGAAGCCGCTGATCTGGCAGTGGACGTAGCCAAGGTTCCAGCCATTGTTGAAGATGGAGGTGAGGACCAGAGGGTATGGGTAGATGGCCACCACAAGATCTGCCACTGCCAGGCTCACCACAAAGATGTTCcctacagacaaaacaaacgcCCACAGGAGAGACAAGGGAGCACACATGAGTCATTGACAACAGAAGCAGAGCAGATTGGTCATCCaaataaacaagacaaagagagagagagagagagagagagagagagagagagagagagagagagagagagagagagatgtaccAAGAAAGTGATACATTATTAATTCAGAAACATTTTGGAATTATCTGCCTGTATAAAAAATGTGCAGTATTTTGCTTGTTTTAGTATGTAGTAGAAATGGAGGATATAGtagaaaaacattaacataaaaaaacatctgtaatgaCACTTagaatgtgttttctgatgGGACAATTTCAGGCTTGAGCAAAAGTTCACTGCCGTACAAGCCAGAAACTCCTAATGTGGGCAAATGGAGTGGAGTGGTACTTGCATTATCTGACAAATGAATAACCATCACACTGACGATGCTCCATATGATGATCACAATTTAAGGTCCAAGGCACTGAGAGttgaaagcaaaataaaagctgtctGGTGGCAAGAGCTGTCCTTTTGAAAATCCAAAAAGCTATGGTATGCTTTTGAAATGGCTGGCAATATTTTAAGTAAACATGATGtggaaatatgttaaaaaatgcaaaaatactaGACAGTCCTTGAGAGACATCCATTTATTTGTGTTCCTACTTAGCCACAAAAGAGCCTCAAGGCTAGATATTGAGAGGGAAATGCATCTGcaaaatttgtattatttatgtacATGTTCGCCTGTATGAAAGCATCAACTTATTTGGTAGTTTACCCCAATGATTTGACGTGTGTGAACTTCAATATGCCATTAAATTGTCACCAGTAGATGTTGGTGATTATTGTAAgggtaaaataaagaataaaaagggGAAAGGGGTCCCTGTCACTAAATAATGCATATCTCTAATGCCAGCAAGGACATGATGTACAGGGCGACAACTAATCAAGGGCACACGAGTGTTTTCTTTGTTCCC
Protein-coding sequences here:
- the mtnr1aa gene encoding melatonin receptor type 1A-A produces the protein MVINGSHLNSSAPDPGDSVLNRPPWVTTTLGCFLIFTIVVDILGNLLVIFSVYRNKKLRNAGNIFVVSLAVADLVVAIYPYPLVLTSIFNNGWNLGYVHCQISGFLMGVSVIGSIFNITGIAINRYCYICHSLKYDKLYSDKNSVCYVMLIWALTVVAIVPNLFVGSLQYDPRVYSCTFEQSASSAYTIAVVFFHFILPIMIVTYCYLRIWILVIQVRRRVKPDNRPKLTPHDVRNFVTMFVVFVLFAVCWAPLNFIGLAVAIKPEVVVPLIPEWLFVASYFMAYFNSCLNAIVYGVLNQNFRREYKRIVVSVCTARIFLQDSSNDAVERLKSKPSPLMTNNNQVKVDSV